A single Staphylococcus muscae DNA region contains:
- a CDS encoding head maturation protease, ClpP-related, protein MKSNQKYFQMNRKANNKGEIYIYGDIVSYEWEDRDVTAVKFKEGLDELGDVNEIDVHINSAGGNVFEGHAIYNMLRMHKAKVNIYIDALAASIASVIAMSGDTIFMHKNSLLMIHNSWIYTMGNAKELRETADLLDKTDKTSNIAYLDKAKNLSEDELKALLDAETWLTAEEALEMGFIDEILDANEVAASISKNQYKLFKHVPKSVEQDVDKITNIEDLNKKNTVETPKETMSEEEKEIRNKIKKNCESLKIIMNF, encoded by the coding sequence ATGAAAAGCAATCAGAAGTACTTCCAAATGAACAGGAAAGCTAACAACAAAGGCGAGATTTATATCTACGGTGACATTGTTTCTTATGAGTGGGAAGACAGAGATGTTACGGCTGTTAAATTCAAAGAAGGACTGGATGAGCTAGGTGACGTAAATGAAATTGATGTTCATATTAATTCTGCTGGTGGTAACGTTTTTGAAGGTCATGCTATTTACAACATGTTACGCATGCACAAAGCTAAAGTGAATATTTATATTGATGCCTTAGCTGCATCTATCGCAAGTGTTATCGCAATGAGCGGTGACACTATTTTTATGCACAAAAATAGCTTACTGATGATTCACAACTCATGGATCTACACAATGGGGAACGCCAAAGAACTTAGAGAAACAGCTGATTTATTGGATAAAACCGATAAAACAAGCAATATTGCTTACTTAGATAAAGCTAAAAATTTATCCGAAGATGAGTTGAAAGCTTTGTTAGATGCTGAAACTTGGTTGACGGCAGAAGAAGCTTTAGAAATGGGTTTTATTGATGAGATTTTAGATGCTAACGAAGTTGCTGCAAGTATTTCTAAAAATCAATACAAGTTATTTAAACATGTCCCAAAATCTGTGGAACAAGACGTCGATAAGATTACCAACATTGAAGACTTAAATAAGAAAAACACGGTTGAAACACCTAAAGAAACTATGTCAGAAGAAGAAAAAGAAATTCGTAACAAAATTAAGAAAAACTGTGAAAGTTTAAAAATTATAATGAATTTTTAG
- a CDS encoding phage major capsid protein: MPTLYELKQSLGMIGQQLKQKNEELSQKATDPNVGMDDIKQLESEKTSLQERYTIVERQVNDIEEKQKLKAENQDSGNAYQTLTKEEQLIKAKAEFYRHALLPNEYSKPSTEAQRLLHALPTGNDSGGDKLLPKTLSKEIVSEPFARNPLREKARLTNIKGLEIPRVSFTIDDDDFITDVETAKELKLKGDTVKFGTNKFKVFSAISDTVIHGSDVDLVNWVENALQSGLAAKERKDAFATSPASGLEHMSFYNAKVKEVEGADVYEAILNALADLHEDYRENASIYMRYADYLKIVKILSNGTTNFFDAPAEKVFGKPVVFTDAAEKPVVGDFNYFGINYDATTYDTDKDVKKGEYLFVLTAWYDQQRTLDSAFRVAKVNPS, from the coding sequence ATGCCAACATTATACGAATTAAAACAATCATTAGGTATGATTGGACAACAATTAAAGCAAAAAAATGAAGAATTAAGTCAAAAAGCTACTGATCCAAACGTAGGAATGGATGATATTAAACAACTAGAATCAGAGAAAACAAGTTTACAAGAACGTTATACGATTGTAGAACGTCAAGTTAACGATATTGAAGAGAAACAAAAGTTGAAAGCAGAAAATCAAGATAGTGGAAATGCTTACCAAACTTTAACGAAAGAAGAACAGTTGATTAAAGCGAAAGCCGAGTTCTATCGACATGCTTTGTTACCAAATGAATATTCTAAACCATCAACTGAAGCACAGCGTTTATTGCATGCTTTACCAACTGGTAATGATTCAGGTGGCGACAAATTGTTACCTAAGACTTTATCAAAAGAAATCGTTTCTGAGCCATTTGCTAGAAACCCATTACGTGAAAAAGCACGTTTAACAAACATTAAAGGGCTAGAAATCCCACGTGTTTCATTCACAATTGATGACGATGACTTTATCACTGATGTTGAAACTGCAAAAGAATTAAAGCTAAAAGGAGATACTGTTAAATTTGGTACTAACAAGTTTAAAGTATTCTCTGCTATCTCTGACACGGTTATTCACGGCTCAGATGTAGATTTGGTTAATTGGGTTGAAAATGCATTGCAATCTGGCTTAGCTGCAAAAGAACGTAAAGATGCTTTTGCGACATCTCCTGCTTCTGGTTTAGAGCATATGTCATTCTACAATGCTAAAGTGAAAGAAGTTGAAGGTGCTGATGTTTATGAAGCAATCTTAAATGCATTAGCAGATTTACACGAAGACTATCGTGAGAATGCTTCAATCTATATGCGTTATGCTGATTACTTGAAAATCGTGAAGATTTTATCAAATGGTACAACTAACTTCTTTGATGCACCTGCTGAAAAAGTCTTTGGTAAACCAGTGGTATTTACAGATGCAGCAGAAAAACCAGTTGTTGGCGATTTTAACTACTTTGGTATTAACTATGATGCAACTACTTACGACACTGACAAAGATGTTAAAAAAGGTGAGTACTTGTTCGTGTTAACTGCTTGGTATGATCAACAACGTACATTAGACAGTGCGTTCCGTGTTGCAAAAGTTAATCCCAGCTAA
- a CDS encoding head-tail connector protein: MELERVKNWLYLDHDLDDELVENLIASAKSELEMSGVPPYSENEKGYALYCIAVKYIISRDFETRGYIESNSYNKQFNEKALQSMILKLKQW; this comes from the coding sequence ATGGAATTAGAAAGAGTTAAAAATTGGCTGTACCTAGACCATGATTTAGACGATGAGCTAGTTGAAAATTTGATTGCATCGGCAAAATCTGAACTTGAAATGAGTGGCGTGCCACCTTACTCTGAAAACGAGAAGGGGTACGCTCTTTATTGTATAGCTGTTAAATACATTATTTCTCGTGATTTTGAAACACGTGGTTATATTGAAAGTAACTCTTACAATAAACAATTTAACGAAAAAGCTTTGCAAAGTATGATATTAAAGCTGAAACAATGGTAA
- a CDS encoding major tail protein, with product MVKYAKTPKAYINIKDLGFALLKQDEPDGTIKYEKITQTRGLQEISVETGGEIQNAYADGSIIESGNTDGEGKISMTMHAFPKEIRELIFNEIYDEKGIYDEKQGKQNNYVAVWFKRERRDGTFQRVGLTKVMFSDPEIEGKSAEENWDFSSEETEGVAMHRIADGKRKVMFDSALDGADETEFFKRLLGNENGLDQVDTVSEVSSEG from the coding sequence ATGGTAAAATATGCTAAAACACCAAAAGCTTATATTAATATCAAAGATTTAGGATTTGCTTTATTAAAACAAGATGAACCAGATGGCACAATTAAATACGAAAAAATCACACAAACACGTGGTTTACAAGAAATTTCAGTAGAAACTGGTGGAGAAATTCAAAATGCTTATGCAGACGGATCTATTATTGAATCTGGTAATACAGATGGTGAAGGCAAAATCTCAATGACAATGCATGCGTTTCCTAAAGAAATTCGTGAGCTAATCTTTAATGAAATTTATGACGAAAAAGGTATTTATGACGAGAAACAAGGTAAGCAAAACAACTATGTTGCTGTTTGGTTCAAACGTGAACGTCGAGACGGTACTTTTCAACGTGTTGGTTTAACAAAAGTTATGTTCTCTGATCCAGAAATTGAAGGTAAATCAGCAGAAGAAAACTGGGACTTCAGTTCAGAAGAGACTGAAGGCGTTGCAATGCACCGTATTGCCGATGGTAAACGTAAAGTTATGTTTGATTCAGCATTAGATGGGGCTGATGAGACTGAATTCTTTAAGCGTTTATTAGGTAACGAAAATGGATTAGATCAAGTTGATACAGTATCAGAAGTTTCAAGTGAAGGTTAA
- the gpG gene encoding phage tail assembly chaperone G, which yields MTSKLKRNYIQLVENPNAEEIKLETFLTPHFIPLDVLYGAIDVMSELEQVETGEKEMSFKEQLDKLIDVVVKIYGKQLTKKDIKTRLHAPDALDTLRKQVEFIANGQQDEETKKFIQSIS from the coding sequence ATGACTAGTAAATTAAAACGTAATTACATTCAATTGGTAGAAAATCCTAATGCGGAAGAAATCAAATTAGAAACTTTCTTAACACCACATTTTATTCCTTTAGATGTTTTGTATGGTGCTATTGACGTTATGTCAGAACTTGAACAAGTTGAAACAGGAGAAAAAGAAATGTCTTTTAAAGAACAGTTAGACAAACTGATTGATGTAGTTGTAAAGATTTATGGTAAGCAACTAACTAAAAAAGACATCAAAACACGATTACATGCACCTGACGCTTTAGACACATTACGCAAGCAGGTTGAATTTATTGCAAATGGCCAACAAGACGAAGAAACAAAAAAGTTTATTCAGAGCATCAGCTAA
- the gpGT gene encoding phage tail assembly chaperone GT translates to MLKNLDIVVRDLIKEGKDVNDVLKMPFYYVLQILNERYTNKVISDDKADAILSAL, encoded by the coding sequence ATGTTGAAAAACTTAGATATTGTTGTAAGAGATTTAATTAAGGAAGGCAAAGACGTAAACGACGTCTTAAAAATGCCGTTTTATTATGTGCTACAAATCCTCAATGAACGATACACAAACAAAGTCATTTCTGATGATAAAGCTGATGCAATATTAAGTGCACTTTAA